From a single Miscanthus floridulus cultivar M001 chromosome 8, ASM1932011v1, whole genome shotgun sequence genomic region:
- the LOC136477104 gene encoding serine/threonine-protein kinase RIPK-like: protein MSATTQPWRSLLCCVSGGAAVSGEDDGPSPPPRRRGSRSRRRDRGERLLLLPSSTSASRVSLSSLGSSAGTLTPEDLSLTLSGSNLHAFTYAELRAVTAGFSRANYLGSGGFGPVYSGRVDAGLRKGLDAQQVAVKYLDLDLDGTGTQGHREWLAEVFFLGRLRHDNLVKLVGYCYEDEHRMLVYEYMSNQSLEKHLFRSLDGSMPWMRRMKIAVGAARGLAFLHDADTPVIYRDFKASNILLDQDYNTKLSDFGLAKDGPQGDATHVTTRVMGTNGYAAPEYIMTGHLTAKSDVYSFGVVLLELLTGRRSVDRARRPREQSLVDWARPYLRKPDKLYRVMDPAMECQYSCRGAERAAVVAYKCLSQNPKSRPTMREVVQALEPLLDMDDYLQIGPFVFTVVVEDGNGSGEGKVVDGEKKVDVTIDTTVEEKKMSHQDRHRQKFPNSAVHADVLLHRDGGELGPHISALRRHRRTSSYVKERGA, encoded by the exons ATGTCTGCGACGACGCAGCCGTGGAGGTCGCTGCTCTGCTGCGTGAGCGGCGGCGCGGCGGTTTCGGGCGAGGACGAcgggccgtcgccgccgccgcggcggaggggcagccgcagccgcaggagGGACCGGGGGGAGCGGCTCCTGCTGCTGCCGTCCTCGACGTCGGCGTCGCGGGTGTCGCTGTCGAGCCTGGGCTCGTCGGCGGGGACGCTGACGCCCGAGGACCTGTCGCTGACGCTGTCGGGCTCCAACCTGCACGCCTTCACCTACGCCGAGCTGAGGGCCGTCACCGCGGGGTTCTCCCGCGCCAACTACCTGGGATCCGGCGGGTTCGGCCCCGTCTACAGCGGCCGCGTCGACGCCGGCCTGCGCAAAGGGCTGGACGCGCAGCAGGTGGCCGTCAAGtacctcgacctcgacctcgacGGCACCGGCACGCAGGGCCACCGCGAGTGGCTCGCCGAGGTCTTCTTCCTCGGCCGGCTCCGGCACGACAACCTGGTCAAGCTCGTCGGGTACTGCTACGAGGATGAGCACCGGATGCTGGTGTACGAGTACATGAGCAACCAGAGCCTCGAGAAGCACCTCTTCAGAA GTCTCGACGGCTCCatgccatggatgaggaggatgAAGATCGCCGTCGGCGCGGCCAGGGGCCTCGCCTTCCTCCACGACGCGGACACGCCGGTGATCTACCGGGACTTCAAGGCCTCCAACATCCTGCTTGACCAG GACTACAACACCAAGTTATCGGACTTTGGGCTCGCCAAGGACGGGCCTCAGGGTGACGCGACCCATGTCACGACACGCGTGATGGGGACCAACGGATACGCGGCGCCGGAGTACATCATGACCGGCCACCTGACCGCCAAGAGCGACGTCTACAGCTTCGGGGTGGTGCTCCTGGAGCTCCTGACGGGCCGGCGGTCCGTCGACCGGGCTCGGCGGCCCAGGGAGCAGAGCCTGGTGGACTGGGCTAGGCCCTACCTCAGGAAGCCCGACAAGCTCTACCGGGTCATGGACCCGGCCATGGAGTGCCAGTACTCGTGCCGAGGCGCCGAACGCGCCGCCGTGGTGGCGTACAAGTGCCTGAGCCAGAACCCGAAGTCGAGGCCCACCATGAGGGAGGTGGTCCAGGCCCTAGAACCCCTCCTGGACATGGACGACTACCTCCAGATCGGCCCATTTGTGTTCACCGTCGTAGTGGAAGATGGCAACGGCAGTGGCGAAGGCAAGGTTGTTGACGGGGAGAAGAAGGTTGACGTGACGATAGATACGACGGtggaggagaagaagatgagccaCCAGGACCGGCACCGGCAGAAGTTCCCCAACTCGGCGGTCCACGCTGACGTGTTGCTGCACCGGGACGGCGGCGAGCTCGGGCCGCACATTAGCGCGCTGCGGCGGCACCGGAGGACGTCCAGCTACGTCAAGGAGAGAGGGGCGTAG
- the LOC136469665 gene encoding malate dehydrogenase [NADP] 1, chloroplastic-like, which translates to MDECVALAKECGVAEASVEMWVASELFMDGNKRAFFRAIKTPEARLHWIAATMDQWVEEDEEEEEEEATAAKRRKNLIFSAAELIGKFYVVDSGFSNQPGYLAPYKDTKYHFQEYNQGPPPRAEGLHRRSIIVSIWGNHSTTQVPDFLNAKIDGRPVKEVIKDTKWLEEEFTMTVQKRGGVLIQKWGRSSAASTAVSIADAIKSLVTPTPEGDWFSTGVYTTGNPYGIAEDIVFSMPCRSKGDGDYELATDVSMDDFLWERIKKSEAELLAEKKCVAHLTGEGNAFCDLPEDTRLPGEV; encoded by the exons ATGGATGAATGTGTAGCTCTTGCTAAAGAGTGTGGGGTAGCTGAAGCCTCCGTTGAGATGTGGGTGGCTTCAGAGTTGTTCATGGATGGTAACAAGAGGGCCTTCTTTAGAGCTATCAAGACTCCTGAAGCCCGACTT CACTGGATTGCTGCCACCATGGACCAGTGGGTAGAggaggatgaagaagaggaggaagaggaggccaCAGCAGCAAAACGGAGGAAGAACTTGATATTTAGCGCTGCAGAACTCATTG GGAAGTTTTATGTGGTGGACTCGGGTTTCTCTAACCAGCCTGGTTATCTTGCACCGTACAAAGATACAAAGTACCATTTCCAGGAGTACAATCAAGGTCCACCACCAAGAG CGGAAGGATTGCATAGAAGGAG TATTATAGTGAGTATTTGGGGGAACCATTCGACAACTCAG GTTCCTGATTTCTTGAATGCCAAAATTGATGGAAGACCAGTGAAAGAAGTCATTAAGGATACCAAGTGGTTAGAAGAAGAGTTCACCATGACAGTTCAAAAG CGTGGAGGTGTGCTAATCCAAAAATGGGGCAGATCGTCAGCTGCATCAACCGCTGTTTCAATAGCGGATGCTATTAAATCCCTTGTAACTCCTACCCCAGAAGGCGACTGGTTCTCTACAGGG gtttATACAACTGGAAATCCTTATGGCATAGCAGAGGATATCGTGTTCAGCATGCCATGCAGATCGAAG GGTGACGGTGATTACGAACTAGCTACTGATGTGTCAATGGACGATTTTCTCTGGGAACGGATTAAAAAG AGTGAAGCTGAATTGCTTGCTGAGAAGAAATGTGTTGCCCATCTTACAGGAGAG GGGAATGCATTTTGTGATCTTCCGGAGGATACCAGGCTACCAGGAGAAGTGTAG